In Colias croceus chromosome 8, ilColCroc2.1, a genomic segment contains:
- the LOC123693655 gene encoding uncharacterized protein LOC123693655, translating to MDPLGGNVKENKRYNIMQPSKQRDRNPFDIPWHKRVFTKCSKKKKNKPEPFIMDEPKSICDVDNEFYKIIEGRPIRSFIDIKVYMKTIRDILLTRANICYQTSDLIIQMDNATSEELEEYNKVAKLYASVKTSFIYFAQESYDTAKQCQKLAQEKANLVDIAIEKLNDYCFVGNRLRNEIENLIAILKTLSQYGQFLYTIAPVPWKEMHHRKFLRTRSVSTKLFATDMSTPSDELDYQLFIPLLKNDEPELYFKKPKEIIDVFDEMSKQCLNYMEMDVFTSNILRKVCSRRDYLKAIVKNETDEMEAIIEINKKQIHWLELKEAEYKDKFYRILMNEFQNLFASYEVTKLFTCLQYVHTQIFATSEDPKDSISTLAFNLEIIYLNLSSKLDDLDQTVVKEAKRELFAEDIKMMKQARLAQRTLKECDILTKNLYTSFEPSRRRRK from the coding sequence ATGGATCCTTTAGGTGGAAATGTGAAAGAAAATaagagatataatattatgcagcCATCCAAACAAAGAGATAGAAATCCATTTGATATACCCTGGCATAAGCGCGTGTTTACCAAATGctctaaaaagaaaaaaaataaacctgAACCCTTTATAATGGATGAACCTAAGTCTATATGTGATGTAgataatgaattttataaaattatcgaAGGGCGTCCCATTAGATcatttatagatataaaagtatatatGAAGACCATAAGAGATATTCTTCTAACTCGAGCCAACATATGCTATCAAACATCAGACTTAATTATCCAAATGGACAATGCGACATCTGAAGAATTAGAAGAATATAATAAGGTTGCAAAACTATACGCTAGCGTTAAAACTAGCTTCATATATTTTGCACAAGAAAGTTATGATACCGCTAAACAGTGCCAAAAACTTGCCCAGGAAAAAGCTAATTTAGTAGACATTGCTATAGAAAAACTTAATGATTACTGTTTTGTGGGCAATCGCTTAAGAAATGAAATCGAAAACTTAATTGCAATACTAAAAACGTTGTCTCAGTATGGTCAGTTTTTGTACACTATAGCACCCGTTCCCTGGAAAGAAATGCATCACCGCAAATTTTTAAGGACCAGATCTGTTTCTACCAAACTATTTGCTACTGATATGTCAACACCATCCGATGAACTCGactatcaattatttattcctttactAAAAAATGACGAGCCTGAACTATATTTCAAAAAGCCAAAGGAAattattgatgtttttgatgaAATGAGTAAACAATGCCTTAATTACATGGAAATGGATGTCTTCACTTCAAATATACTACGTAAAGTGTGTAGCCGAAGAGACTATTTAAAAGCTATAGTTAAAAATGAGACTGATGAAATGGAAGCGattatagaaattaataaaaaacaaattcattGGTTAGAGCTCAAAGAAGCAGAATACAAAGACAAATTTTACCGAATTCTAATGAACGAGTTTCAGAACTTATTCGCATCATACGAAGTGACAAAACTATTTACGTGCTTACAATATGTACATACACAGATTTTTGCTACTTCAGAAGACCCAAAAGATAGTATTTCTACATTAGCTTTTAACTTGGAAATTATTTATCTCAATCTATCTTCTAAACTGGATGATTTAGATCAAACAGTTGTCAAGGAAGCAAAGCGTGAATTATTCGCAGAAGACATAAAAATGATGAAACAAGCCCGGCTTGCTCAGAGAACTTTAAAGGAGTGTGACATTTTGACTAAGAATCTGTACACCAGTTTTGAACCATCAAGACGAAGGCGTAAATAA